Proteins encoded together in one Mus pahari chromosome 9, PAHARI_EIJ_v1.1, whole genome shotgun sequence window:
- the Slc19a1 gene encoding folate transporter 1, with translation MVPTGQVAEKQACEEPRQDHELKSWRCLVFYLCFFGFMAQLRPGESFITPFLLERKFTKEQVTNEIIPMLPYSHLAVLVPVFLLTDYLRYKPVLVLQCLSFVCVWLLLLLGTSVVHMQLMEVFYSVTMAARIAYSSYIFSLVHPSRYQRMASYSRAAVLLGVFISSVLGQALVTVGHISTYMLNCISLGFILFSLVLSLFLKRPRRSLFFNRSILAREALPCELDQMHPGPGRPETGKLDRMLGTCRDSFLVRMLSELVENARQPQLRLWCLWWVFNSSGYYLITYYVHVLWRSTDSSLSYNGAVDAASTLLSAITSFSAGFLNIRWTLWSKLVIAIVIAIQAGLVFCMFRTQDIWVCYVTFVLFRGAYQFLVPIATFQIASSLSKELCALVFGINTFLATALKTCITLVVSDKRGLGLQVRSQFRIYFIYFLMLSITCFAWAGLDGLRYCQRGRHQPLAQAQELRSPLETSVQAINLQDGDLRGPKPSAPQLLSEDGMEDDRGDLRVEAKA, from the exons ATGGTGCCCACTGGCCAGGTGGCAGAAAAGCAGGCATGCGAAGAGCCCAGGCAGGACCACGAACTGAAGTCCTGGCGATGCCTGGTGTTCTACCTCTGCTTCTTCGGCTTCATGGCCCAGTTGCGGCCCGGGGAGAGCTTCATCACACCCTTCCTCCTGGAACGTAAATTCACCAAGGAGCAG GTGACCAATGAGATCATCCCGATGCTGCCCTACTCCCACCTGGCCGTGCTGGTCCCGGTCTTCCTGCTCACCGACTACCTGCGATACAAGCCAGTCCTGGTCCTGCAGTGCCTGAGCTTCGTGTGCGTGTGGCTATTGCTGCTGCTGGGCACGTCTGTCGTGCACATGCAACTCATGGAAGTCTTCTACAGCGTCACCATGGCGGCACGCATCGCCTACTCCTCCTACATATTCTCCCTGGTGCATCCCTCCCGCTACCAGCGCATGGCCAGCTACTCACGGGCGGCCGTACTGCTGGGAGTCTTCATCAGCTCTGTGCTGGGCCAGGCGCTGGTCACCGTCGGACATATAAGCACCTATATGCTCAACTGCATCTCCCTGGGCTTCATCCTCTTCAGCCtggtcctctccctctttctaaaGCGCCCGAGGCGGAGCCTCTTTTTCAACCGCAGTATATTGGCGCGTGAAGCCTTGCCCTGTGAGCTGGATCAGATGCACCCGGGGCCTGGCCGGCCAGAGACCGGGAAACTAGATCGCATGCTGGGCACTTGTAGAGACTCCTTCCTGGTGCGCATGCTAAGTGAACTGGTGGAAAACGCCCGGCAACCACAGCTGCGTCTCTGGTGCCTCTGGTGGGTCTTCAACTCTTCAGGCTACTACCTAATCACCTACTATGTGCACGTCCTGTGGAGAAGCACTGACAGCAGCCTCAGCTACAATGGTGCCGTAGATGCTGCCTCCACACTGCTGA GCGCCATCACGTCCTTCTCCGCGGGCTTCCTGAACATCCGCTGGACTCTGTGGTCAAAGCTGGTCATCGCAATCGTGATAGCCATCCAGGCCGGCCTGGTTTTCTGTATGTTCCGGACCCAGGACATCTGGGTCTGCTACGTGACCTTCGTGCTTTTCCGTGGGGCCTACCAGTTCCTTGTGCCCATTGCCAC TTTTCAGATCGCATCTTCTCTGTCTAAAGAGCTCTGCGCATTGGTCTTCGGGATCAACACCTTCCTTGCTACTGCGCTTAAGACCTGTATCACACTTGTGGTCTCTGACAAGCGGGGACTGGGTCTCCAAGTCCGTAGTCAG TTCCGTATCTACTTCATATACTTCCTGATGCTGTCTATCACCTGCTTTGCCTGGGCGGGGCTGGATGGCTTGAGGTACTGCCAGCGTGGTCGCCACCAGCCCCTGGCCCAGGCCCAGGAGCTGAGGAGTCCATTGGAGACTTCTGTGCAGGCGATAAACCTACAGGATGGAGACCTAAGGGGACCGAAGCCCTCAGCACCACAGCTGCTCTCAGAGGATGGCATGGAGGACGACAGGGGAGACTTGAGAGTCGAAGCCAAGGCTTGA